In a single window of the Rhodamnia argentea isolate NSW1041297 chromosome 2, ASM2092103v1, whole genome shotgun sequence genome:
- the LOC115728506 gene encoding ornithine transcarbamylase, chloroplastic, which produces MAAISSHCVSNPSPPSSLLSSSASSTFSGNNSPLAGASLAFAASPRSLRRQFSCQASSATFPTPSPVHAKEKSELKDFLHISDFDKATIVKILNRASEVKALLKSGERTYLPFKGKTMAMIFTKPSMRTRVSFETGFSLLGGHAIYLGPDDIQMGKREETRDVARVLSRYNDIIMARVFAHQDVLDLAKYSSVPVVNGLTDYNHPCQIMADALTMIEHIGQLEGTKVIYVGDGNNIVHSWLLLAAVIPFHFVCACPKGFEPDEKTVEKARQAGVSKIEITNDPKEAVRGADVVYSDVWASMGQKEEAAYRRQVFQGFQVDEALMKLAGPKAYFMHCLPAERGVEVTDGVIEAPNSIVFPQAENRMHAQNAIVLHLLGF; this is translated from the exons ATGGCGGCGATTTCGTCTCACTGTGTCTCTAACCCATCAcccccctcctctctcctctcctcctccgctTCCTCCACCTTCTCCGGCAACAATTCCCCCCTCGCCGGCGCCTCCCTGGCTTTTGCGGCGAGTCCCCGCTCCCTCCGCCGCCAGTTCTCCTGCCAGGCTTCGTCCGCTACCTTTCCGACGCCATCTCCTGTCCACGCCAAAG AAAAATCTGAGCTGAAGGACTTCCTGCATATTAGTGACTTTGACAAAGCAACGATTGTGAAAATACTGAACCGGGCATCTGAGGTCAAAGCCCTGCTTAAATCTGGAGAGAGGACATATCTACCATTTAAGGGAAAGACAATGGCCATGATCTTTACAAAACCATCAATGCGAACGCGGGTTTCGTTTGAGACTGGATTTTCCTTACTGGGAGGCCATGCTATATACTTGGGACCAGATGACATTCAGATGGGTAAGCGGGAGGAAACTCGTGATGTTGCTCGTGTTTTGTCTCGCTACAATGACATTATTATGGCACGTGTCTTTGCTCATCAG GACGTTCTCGATCTTGCAAAATATTCAAGTGTACCTGTTGTTAATGGCCTTACTGACTATAATCATCCTTGCCAAATAATGGCTGATGCCCTTACTATGATTGAACACATTGGTCAACTGGAAGGCACAAAG GTTATCTATGTTGGAGATGGGAATAACATTGTGCACTCTTGGCTGCTATTGGCAGCTGTCATTCCTTTCCATTTTGTATGTGCCTGCCCTAAAGGCTTTGAACCAGATGAAAAAACTGTGGAGAAGGCTAGACAAGCCGGAGTTAGCAAGATTGAAATAACTAATGATCCAAAGGAAGCTGTTAGAGGTGCAGATGTTGTCTATTCTGATGTTTGGGCTAGCATGGGACAGAAGGAAGAGGCTGCTTACCGTCGTCAAGTGTTTCAAGGATTTcag GTGGATGAGGCTTTAATGAAGTTGGCGGGGCCTAAAGCTTATTTTATGCATTGTTTACCAGCCGAAAGGGGGGTTGAAGTGACTGACGGTGTAATTGAAGCTCCAAACTCTATTGTCTTTCCACAAGCTGAGAACCGCATGCATGCCCAGAATGCAATTGTGCTTCATTTGCTTGGCTTCTGA